The window ATGAAATGTTTCTGCAACGCTTTCTACCTTACGGGCTTAGGGCAAACGCTTTAGCAACCTGCTACGCAATGGCAGAGAATGTTTTTGCCGTCTCCCAAGATGGGATCGAAAAGCCAGTCACCCTCGATTGGATCGACCGCAAAGGGCTTCTGGTCAATAAAATTGCCCAGCCTCGTCCAAAAGGCAATGACTCGATTTGTATGGTCTCGGCTGGTAAACCGCTTGAAAACACTCAGGTGCGCATCCTCAACGAAAAAGGCGAGGTACTACCCGAACGAGTTGTTGGGGAGATCGCCCTTAAGAGCGATTGTATGTTGAGTGAATATTACAAACGTCCGGACTTGACTCACGCTGCCTTTCTGGATGGATGGTATCTCACCGGCGACCTGGGCTATATCGCCAACGGAGAAATTTATATCACCGGTCGAAAAAAAGATCTGATCATTGTTGGTGGCAAAAACATTTACCCCCAGGACATTGAAAGAATTGTCGCAGAAGTTCCGGGGGTCTATCCAGGACGCGTGGTGGCATTTGGTATTTTTAACGAAGAAATGGGTACAGAAGAGGTGGTGGTGGTTGCCGAAACAGAAGAACAAGATACTCACCGAAAGCTTGAAATAGCCGACCAGATCTGTTTCCAGGTAAATCGCTCGAGCGACATCGTTTTGAGAAAGGCAATTCTCGTCGAGCGCGGTTGGCTATTGAAAACAAGCAGTGGAAAAATCGCCCGCTCAGCAAATCGTGAAAAATATCTGCAAGAATTTCAAATTGTGGATCGATTGGAAGTTAGCACAGAGTGATAAAGAGCAATGATTTTATTGGCAATAATGTTCCAGCCAAACCCTTTAGCAAATTCAGCTGCTTGTTTCCCCATTCTTGTTCGCAATTCCTGGTCGGAGAGAAGTTTTGCTATACACTCCGCCAGCAACTGTGGCTCATCAACAGGAACGGTAAACCCGGTAATCCCATTCTGGACTAAATAAGCCAAGCCACCGACATTCGATGCGACCACCGGCTTTCCACAAGCCATCGCCTCCAAAGCGACCATTCCAAAGGACTCGTAATGCGAAGGTACCACTACGATCTCTGCTGCTGAATAGTAATACGGAAGCGTATCCTGACTTTTCTTCCCTAAAAAAGCAACCAAATCGTCCAGTCCATACTCGCTTCTCAAGGCACTCAGGCGTTCTTGTTCAGTTCCTCTGCTTTCAGGCTCACTATCTTCATTGCCTCCAATCACCGCGAGACAGAACGGAGTACGTTCCCAGAGACCATTTTGGCGCATGATGGCAATAGCTCTAAACAACACATCTAAACCTTTCAAAGGTTCGATTCGACCAACAAAGAGTAACATTCGCTCACAGGGAGAAATGCCAATAAATTCTTTAGCTTCATCCATCGGTATAGGGTAAAAACGCCTCAGGTCAACGCCTGGGGGAATTATTTGAATTTTGGATACATCAGCCTGATACAACCACTGTAATTGAGCCAGTTCAGCCGGGGTAGCCGCGATGACACAATCTACTTCTTTCAATACCCGATTTTCCCCAGCGATCCGGTAATCGCCTTCGATCTCCTCTTCAGGACGAGCCACTCGCTGTTTCATCTTTCCTAACGTATGAAACATGTGGACAACAGGTGCCTGCCAGCGCTTTTTCAGTTCTAACGCAGCAATTCCCGACATCCAGTAATGGCTATGAAGGATGTCATACTTACATCCCTTTTGTGAAGCAAAATCTACCACTCCGTTGACAAACTGATCAAGATAACATGTCAGTTCCGCTTTGGGTAAAGGAATCTCGGGACCGGCACGAATATGCACCACCCGATTACCAAAACCCAGCTCATGCAATACATGTGGAACATGCTCATCCTGGGAACGAGTGAAAACATCGACCTGAATACCCTCTGCGCCAAGTTGGTGACTCAGGTCACGAACATATACATTCATCCCCCCCGTATCCTTTCCTCCCAGGGTCGCTAAAGGACAGGTATGATAAGACAACATGG is drawn from Anaerolineae bacterium and contains these coding sequences:
- a CDS encoding Glycosyltransferase MshA involved in mycothiol biosynthesis; this translates as MRVAMLSYHTCPLATLGGKDTGGMNVYVRDLSHQLGAEGIQVDVFTRSQDEHVPHVLHELGFGNRVVHIRAGPEIPLPKAELTCYLDQFVNGVVDFASQKGCKYDILHSHYWMSGIAALELKKRWQAPVVHMFHTLGKMKQRVARPEEEIEGDYRIAGENRVLKEVDCVIAATPAELAQLQWLYQADVSKIQIIPPGVDLRRFYPIPMDEAKEFIGISPCERMLLFVGRIEPLKGLDVLFRAIAIMRQNGLWERTPFCLAVIGGNEDSEPESRGTEQERLSALRSEYGLDDLVAFLGKKSQDTLPYYYSAAEIVVVPSHYESFGMVALEAMACGKPVVASNVGGLAYLVQNGITGFTVPVDEPQLLAECIAKLLSDQELRTRMGKQAAEFAKGFGWNIIANKIIALYHSVLTSNRSTI